Sequence from the Helianthus annuus cultivar XRQ/B chromosome 13, HanXRQr2.0-SUNRISE, whole genome shotgun sequence genome:
taaaactttggtttgcaccagagtcaaataatactttggcgaACACGccatgaactaagaacgtaccggctatcacatctggaatgagttccgCTTCCtgggtggtcagctggaatgctcgtgcattcttctTGGTATTTCCTTCTATAGGTTTAGCCCTGTTGTCTGCTGGTTTAACCAGCTTAGGGCATTCTGTCTTGAAATGCCCGGTTTCTCCGCAGTTGAAACAGACTGTTGTCTTCTTTCTGCAATTTTCTTCGCGGTGTCCTATagctttgcaaaaattgcaggtcacATTGCACCTTCCAAAGTGTTTCTTCTtacaatttctgcaaaaaggaggatttgaggattgccctgttcctcttttctttgtattacccatacgaaatccttggataatcttttgagccaaatccttctttcgaccttcctctcttgtgcgcaccagttcatccgttagggtattagctaattccacagcatcgtctatagtgcgaggtctcgcagccttaatgatgttacggatttcactaattagtccccaaatgtagcgagaaatgagtaccggttctggcgaagccagggttggtaccactcttgcatattcaaagaatgtcgaagtatatcctcgacaatctatgcctatcatacgatggcttaggaacttatttgccatttgttctttttcatattcgggacataattttctttctacaagactcttaaattcttcccagttcatagcataggccatccttcttccttttgcttgtaatactgtgttccaccattctagcgccccttctttgaacaaatttgacgcatacatgacctgatcttcttcggcacatttacttattgcaattactgcttcggttttctctaaccaacgcagtgttgccccttcattacctgcaaattctgttggtttacaggcaaggaattctttgtaagtgcaaccaggagttgcagctttcattttcttagtgaGTGGGGCCTGTTGTGAATTattatcgtcatgattgccgcctccatttatgctgttactatcgttatcttccggagtacgtttactaggaatgatttgttgaggttcagcaggtttttgagcagcagccatgattgctggaatagcattggctatcccttgaccAACAATgttctcgatatcttgcctagtcatatactgatttttctgattttgctcagattgatttacttcattaactggttcgttattcatgttttccatctggtaattagtataagtgtaaattattagtgtcaaataattgaTATAGCAAACAATTACACATAAACCTATAAGATTTTTACAACACGCATAtctagccaaaattgtcgatttctcgacttctatttttatatagattatataggcatccatacacactgtttatcttacaatgttttttttcctattttacagagttatattttactactactgttattatacagacatacgtcccaaccccactattctttgatcaactggcagtttagtagctacgctccctctcgtcgtatttccaggagatttgttcccccatttcccggatcctattccctgtacctatcagcttTTCACTAAACTGACGAAGTTCGGCCAggttttcgttgctcattggcgggttggggaaaggttctggatcaaactgtgggagaaaggtataaggactattgattatgttttgaaattgccagtcattcgtccaccactcttccatttcgcccaaaggtcgagtgtggattagagggtctggaataATTGGTTCCAGATTTACTGGAAGTTGGATTTCGGCCGGATAAGGGTACAGATTGTTGTTGATAGGGCTAAGGACATCATAGTTTGctagtagacggtctatttcttCTTGAAACGTGATTTCCACAGTctgtttagaactctctccaatttctattcctttttgtttaaaattttccctGATTTCTGCTTGCTTAGAACTCTCTCCAGTCTCgatttcttttcctttgttcaTAGGATTTTCTAtcttagggagtctcctagtagctggtttcctcctgcgcactttcctccatcctacatatcttctcctttTCTTAGACTATGCTTTttccggaggtggagcttgaaattccaggggttcctccacatcagcaaaataaccagtaaagtcgtgagagacttcgattggtactgggtataggttgagattctgaaatgcttcagatagctcactcatgctgtttagcatatatgcaaaatgcacaaaaatgctaagttaaaatctGATAAGGaaatctaaacaaatatttagttTTATTGCATATCGAAAGACTAATTTTACAAAGGATAAcggaaaattttatttatttacggagtaGTGGTTTTCTGGATAAAGATACTAATACTGGATCAGGCTTATTGGTAGTTTAGatgtttgcattttctgctacagtagctagcatatacaggtctgcccatttttcatctaggttgtcttcccaaggtggactagTGCCTATTTTCTGGacttctggattaaacctcactttcttgaattggggtttctgacttttcctaataatcgaatttcttttctcaggggtgagaggattctcatattgtgctttacgaacaaaaatcccttcttccagATCTGCGGGATATtttgaggaagaggttcctttttctttgggtgcagtatctaatttgtggtagatggcagaaagtctttgtttacccatactgtaacttaacaattaatcgattaataaaacacatattcaCAGAATAGCAATTCAAATTACTAAGTATTTctcaattactttaataggcttaaaatcaatagtaagcttaaatcagtggctctgataccaccttttcctttcacggccctcggccccggtttgacccggtccaaagccgcgaggcaggaaatcccgtggtatttaatttaggcgacagcggaagtatttaatacaggatcttttaatattaacaatgcccgtttacataatttagggataaatccCCATAATTTACATTAacatgatttcactgggaaatctttatttctcaaaacatgtttctcttatttatttatattgagccactccTTTAAGCTGgcagtgcttcacggcacttttcctggtttacaacagatcacctgaaacatgtttgaaaaaggttttgtcagcggggaaatactgagtgaatcattcatttttactgaaaacgacatgttgttataattcacagtattaagagagattacaatgtttctatgtcAACCagctacccacagtatttgtcactcgactcgtttcggtgactgtggtcatatcactgctGGGTtcgttcacccacaagtgacgtacATCCCTATTTAGGTCTGTTTACCTAACAGGGTATCATAATTTAGGCTTGCCCACCTAATCTGAtaaaacaatagtaatgtgcacaataccccacataccggctgtaattgaagactacaaagacttaatccctgtaattatagctttgaaaaataatttggagtattgtaaaacagttgataaaaagagaatgactcacattgtagatttaacgagcagagtataagcctactgattagccttgtttaacctaatttaaataccaatgcacacaaactgggttagtaactaatacagcatttacgacaattcgcgagattaaaccctcacaacgatttacaaagtgcaatacttaaatattcagtggattcacaacgaatgacagagtatagcccgtattcggacagcactcaaacattcaagtcgaaatcacgatgaataacaaagtataaacccaatttgagcagcactcaaacaatcgttggatagtttcaatctatcggacgttgaatcgtaatagccatcgagttattaccctgttttgcggcagcacttcgtgaattgaGTGTGTTGTGGACGGTTTCTGCTATAACTCAACGTATGATTGGAATTTGGACGTCAAACTAACATCAAATTTCAAGTGCCAACCCCCCTATTTATACTGAGAAATTGTctccctcgcgtgtcgcgacagggacctgtgcacctgtcgcgtggcgcgacgggtaaaaattttagggtagggtaggttcgtgtccagtagcttggCTGAGTTGACATTTCGACTGAATTTGCATTCTACAACAAATTTTGAAGATAATtatcagctagggtttacccccctgagttttaggggccctgatcctgattccgattgttatgaaaattttagggtttatgcaaaattacttgggtttctcaattagggttttccttaacagataattaacatactaagtattaattttagtgagaatTGTTACATAAGAGCTTTTGTTCCAAAGCTGAATCTCGATGACACTTTTGAGCAAAAGAATGAAATTGCAAAAGCCGTTGAAGAAGAACTTGAAAAGGTATCGTTTATTGATTATTGATTATTGATCTGTTTTATATCTTCTTAATATTCTTTGTAGGCGATGTCTGCATACGGATACGAGATAGTTCAGACATTGATCGTTGATATAGAACCCGATGAGCATGTTAAGAGGGCAATGAATGAGATCAATGCTGGTAAACTTCTAACCATGTTTTccaaatatgattttttatataaacgtttacttttttttttaattttggctGTTCAAGGATTAAAAATAATACATTATGGTAAATATTATATTATGAATAATAGAGGTTATTTAAAGAAAAAGATAGGCAAAGTTGTTAACCAAGTATATTGCAGCTGCAAGGTTGCGGATGGCAGCTGCTGAGAAGGCGGAAGCTGAGAAAATTCTGCAAATCAAGAGAGCCGAGGGGGAAGCGGAGTCCAAATACCTGTCGGGTTTGGGTATAGCCCGTCAACGGCAAGCCATTGTGGACGAAACCATTCAACATTGATTGACCTAGGTGGAATATAACAAACAACTAGCGCAACGCAGCGGGTACATCTTCTATTGTTCTTAATTTGTAGGATTCATTTCACTTTTTCTGTCTGAGTCTTTTCTGGTCCCTTTGTTAGTCTCTGTCTGTGTCTTCATTTAACCGTCAAGATACAACCTGGTTGTGGTTGTTAATGTCTTTACATTGAACAATTGTTTTTTGTCACACACATTACAATGTATGTCCGCTCGTATCGACTACACCGACTACATGTCAATTTGGTTCGCCGCCGCGTCGCAACGCGCGCGGTCCGGTTTTCTAGTTTAACTCTCATTGAAATTGA
This genomic interval carries:
- the LOC110899248 gene encoding hypersensitive-induced response protein 1, with translation MSSVRLKQRIMCSSMLSLPYNTGLSLIKQAMLSISSATPGPKSKPMCLMAMSAYGYEIVQTLIVDIEPDEHVKRAMNEINAAARLRMAAAEKAEAEKILQIKRAEGEAESKYLSGLGIARQRQAIVDETIQH